A window of Gemmatimonadales bacterium genomic DNA:
CGATCACGATGGGCGTGGGGACGATCCTCGACGCGCGGCGCGTGGTGCTGATCGCGTTCGGCGAGCACAAGGCCGACGTCGTCGCGCAGGCCGTCGAAGGACCGGTCACCGCCCGCATCGCCGCCAGCTACCTGCAGCAGCACCCCGCCGCGACGGTGGTGCTCGACGAGGCGGCGGCCGCCGGCCTCACGCGCTACCGGAGCCCGTGGCTCCTCGGGCCCGTCGCCTGGACCGACCCGCTGATCCGCAAGGCCGTGGTGTGGCTCGCCCGCAAGCTCGAGAAGCCCATCCTCAAGCTCACCGAGGAGGACTACAACGAGGCCGGCCTCCAGGACCTCGTGGCGGGCCGCGGCCCCGCGTACGACATCAACGTGGACGTGTTCCGCGCGATGGCCGAGACCGTCACCGGCTGGCCGGGCGGCAAGCCGCAGGCGATGAAGCGCCCCGGCGACATCGACCGCCCCGCGGACGCGGTGTTCCCCAAGCGCGTGCTGGTCTTCTCGCCGCATCCCGACGACGACGTGCTCTCGATGGGCGGCACGCTGCTGCGGCTCCAGGAGCACGGCCACGAGGTGCACGTGGCCTACCAGACCTCGGGCAACCTGGCCGTGTTCGACGCCGACGCGATCCGCTTCGCCGAGTTCGCCCAGGACTTCAACCGCATCTTCGCGATCAGTCCCGAGGAGGCGGCGAAGATCGAGCGGCACATCGAGGACCAGCTGCGCAGGAAGCGCCCGGGCCAGGTCGACAGTTTCGAGGTCCGGCGGATCAAGACCCTGATCCGCGAGGGCGAGGCGCGGGCCGCCGCGCGGGTGTGCGGGATCCCGGTGGAGCGGCTGCACTTCCTGCGGCTGCCCTTCTACGAGACCGGCACGGTGCGCAAGCTCCCGCCGGGCGAGGCCGACGTGGCGGGCATCGCCGCGCTGCTCGAGGAGGTGAAGCCGCACCAGGTCTACGCCGCCGGCGACCTCACCGATCCGCACGGCACGCATCGCCTGTGCTGGCAGGCGCTGCAGCAGGCGCTGGCGCGCGTGAAGGGGAAGCGCTGGTTCCGCGACTGCGAGGTGTGGCTGTACCGCGGCGCGTGGCAGGAGTGGGAGCCCGAGCGGATGGACATGGCCGTGCCGCTCAGCCCGTCCGAGGTGGTCCGCAAGCGCGACGCGATCTTCAAGCACCAGTCGCAGAAGGACCGCGCGATGTTCCCCGGTCCCGACGAGCGCGAGTTCTGGCAGCGCGCCGAGGTCCGGAACCGCGAGGCGGCGAAGCTCTACGACCGGCTCGGCCTCGCCGAGTACGAAGCGATCGAGGGCTTCGTGCGCTGGAAGGCGATCGCCGGCTAGCCGTTCCAGCTCGCCGGCGGCGGGGAGCCCGTGGCGAAGGCCGCCAGGCGCCTGATCCGCGGCGCCGCCGCGCTGCGGGTCACGGCGAGCCGCAGGGCCTCGAGCCGGAGCACCGGCACCGGCTGGATCCGCTTGTGGCCGATCGCGGTGCCGGCGCCGAGCGGGACCCAGTGCCCCTCGGCGAGTCCCTCGAGCCAGTACTCCCGCACCCGCTCGCCGCCCGCGAGGTCCTCCTCGATCACGACGTGGTCCACCAGGGCGGGCGCCGGAGGCCGCAGCACCACCTCGCGGCCCGCGCCCGCGCGCTCGGCCAGCGGCGTGCCGAAGCGACGCCGGATCTCGTCACCGAGCTCTCTGGCACGCCGGGCGTCGGCCGCCGGGATGCGGCCGGTGCGGTCCGGCGGGAGGTTGAGCAGCAACTGCGCGCCCCGGCCCACCGAGCGGTAGTAGATGTCCAGCAGGGCGTCGAGCGGGAGCAGGTTGCCCGCGTTGGTGGGGCTCCAGAACCAGCGCGGCCGCCGGATCGAGACGTCCACCTCGTCGGGCAGCCACGCGTCGCCGTCGGGGGTGCCGTCCCTCGCGGTGGCCTCGCCCGTGGCCGCGGCCCGGCGCGGCAGCGCGTTCCACGCCGGGTACGGTGCGAAGCCGTCCTCGTTGCCCACCCACCGGATCGTGGCCTGCGGCCCCTGGAAGACCATCGCGCGCGGCGCGTGGGACCGGAGGACGTCGCCCACCGGCACCACGATGCTCCCGTCGAACCAGACCTCCACCAGCTCGCCGTAGCGCGTCAGCAGCTCGGTGAGCTGGCGGCGGTACGTCGCGTCGTAGGCCGCCTGCCGCTCCGGCGTCGCGCACCGGCCCCGCACGGCCGCCCCGAGGTGGTCGTCGCGCGGCGAGAGGTACACCCCGAGCCCGAGGCCGCGGCGGCGGCACGAGGCCGCGAGGTCGGCCATCACGTCGCCCGCGCCGCGCCGCCACGGCGCGTTGCGGACGCCGTAATCCGTCGTGCGGGTCTGCCACAGGCAGAAGCCTTCCTGGTGCTTGGCGACCAGCACGACGTAGCGCGCGCCGAGATCGGCGGCCACGCCTGCCCATTGATCGGTGTCCACGTCCGGATCGAAGGCGGAGACCGGCATCGTCCCGGGATCCAGCTCGCTGGCCCGCCAGGTGGCCGGCCCGAAGTGGACGAACATGCCCAGCTCGAGGTCGGCCCAGTGAAGCTGGTTGCCAGTCGGAAGTGCCAAGGAGGAAGTCCCGGGCCCACCCCACCCGGCGGCCCGGCGCAGCACCGAAGGGAACAGCGCGCCCGCCGCAGCGAGCGACCTCACGAACTCCCGGCGATCGGTCACGGAAGGCAAAGATACGCGCGCCCGTGCGCGCGGCACTACCGCGGCCGGTAGGGGAACATCCCGACGACGCCGCGCCCCTGCCCCGAAACCCGCACTACCGCCCGTCGCGGTTCCGCGGATATTTCCCGCTCGTGAACGCGCCCGCTCGCAAGGCCGTGATTCTCGCCCGCGGCCTCGGCACCAGGATGCGCCGGGACGACGCGGCCGCCGCGCTCGACTCGAGCCAGGCCGCCACGGCCGCCGCCGGCCTCAAGGTGCTGATGCCCCTGGGCGGCAGGCCGTTCGTCCACTACGTGCTCAGCGCGCTGGCCGACGCCGGCTACGCGGACGTGTGCCTCGTGATCGGCCCCGACCGGCCGGAGGTGCGCGACCACTTCGAGCGCGAGGTCAAGCCGCGGCGGATCCGCATCGCGTTCGCCGTCCAGGACCGGCCGCTCGGCACCGCCGACGCGGTGCTGGCGGCCGAGGCGTTCGCCGGCGCCGACCGCTTCCTCGTCATCAACTCGGACAACTACTACCCGATCGAGGCGTACCGCGGTCTCCGGACGATGGACGGCGCGGGCATCGCGGCGTTCTGGCGGAAGACGCTGGTGTCCGACGGCAACCTGCGGCCCGAGCGCGTCGCCGGATTCCCGGTCATCGAGCAGGACGCCTCGGGATACGCGACCCGGCTCGTCGAGGCGGCCGACGCCGCGCTGCCGCCGGACGCCGACGCCCTGATCAGCATGAACTGCTGGATGTTCACCCCGCGGATCTTCGCGGCCTGCCGCGCCATCCCCCCCTCGGCCGGCGGCGAGCTGGAGATCCAGGCCGCCGTCCGGCTCGCGATGCGCGAGGGCGAGCGATTCCGCGTGCTCGCGCTCCGCGCGCCGGTGCTCGATCTCACGGCCCGTGGCGACGTCGCCTACGTGACCGGGCGCCTCGCTGGCGCCCGGGTGGAGCTGTAGCCATGGCTGCGGACCCGCTGCTCGACCAGGCGCTCGCGACCCTGCGCCGCCTCGGCGGCACCTCCGACGAGGTGCGCCGCTACTTCGTGCCCGGCCGGATCGAGGTGCTGGGCAAACACACCGATTACGCCGGCGGGCGCAGCCTGCTGTGCGCCGCCGAGCGCGGGATGTACTTCGCGGTCGCGCCGCGGAGCGACGACCGGATGCGCATCGCGGACGCCCGGCTGGGCGAGACCGTGGAGTTCGTGATCGACGCGGGAGCGCGCGCCGCACCGGGACACTGGTCCAACTACCCGATGACCATGGCGCGCCGCCTGGCGCGCAACTTCCCCGGCCGCTGGACCGGCGTGGACGTCGGGATGGTGGGCGACCTGCCCCTCGCGGCGGGCATGAGCAGCTCGAGCGCGGTGTCCATCGGCTACTACGTCGCGCTCGCCGACGCCAACGCGCTCGAGCGGCGGCCGGAATACACCGAGAACGTGCACACGATGGAGGACCTCGCGGGCTACCTGGGCACGGTCGAGAACGGCCGCACCTTCGGCACGCTGCGCGGGGACACGGGCGTCGGGCTCGCGGGCGGCAGCGAGGACCAGACGGCCATCCTGTGCTGCCGCGCCGGCGAGCTGAGCCAGTACTCCTTCTGCCCGGTGCGCCACGAGCGCAACATCCGCCTGCCGGCGGGCTGGACCTTCGCGGTGGGCGTGACCGGGGTGGTCGCGGACAAGAACGCCGCGGCGCAGGAGAAGTACAACCGCGCCGCGCGGCTGGTGGACGAGGTGATGCGGGTGTGGCGCGGGGCGACGGGCCGCGACGACCTGTGGCTCGCGGACGCGCTGGCGTCGTCGCCCGACGCGCTCCCCCGCTTCCGGGCGCTGCTGGCGCCCACCTCCGACCTGCTGGACCGGTTCGAGCAGTTCGAGGTCGAGAACGCCGAGATCATCCCGGCCGTCGGCGACCTGCTCGCCGCGGGCGACGTGAAGGGCGTCGGGCCGCTGGTGGACCGCTCGATGGAGCGGGCGGTGCGCCTGCTCAAGAACCAGATCCCCGAGACGATCGCCCTGGCCTCCGGCGCACGCACGCTGGGCGCCGCCGCCGCGTCGGCGTTCGGCGGCGGCTTCGGCGGCGCGGTCTGGGCGCTGGTGGCCGGGCGCGACGCCGAGGGCTTCCTCGCCCGCTGGGCCGACGGCTACCGCCGGGCCTTTCCCGCCTGCGCCGGGCGCGCCGAGTTCTTCCTCACCGGGGCGGCGCCGGCGATGCGACGCGTCTAGCCGCGGCGAAACGCGCCGGCCGCCGGCTCCGTAGGACGGCGCGTGACCCGTCCGCGCGCGGGCGCCCCCGGCCCCATCGCGCCGCGCACCGACTCTGCCACCGCAGCCTCGAAGGAGAAAGCCGATGCACCGAATCCTCCGCGCCGTGAGCCGCGCCCTGCCCCGCGCGGCGATGCTCCTCCTCGTCGCCGCCGCGCCGCTCGCCGCGCAGACCAAGCTGCTCCGCTTCCCCGACATCCACGGCGACCGCGTCGTCTTCACCTACGCGGGCGACCTGTGGACGGCACCGGCGACCGGCGGCACGGCGGTCCGGCTCACGGCGCACCCCGGCCTGGAGCTGTTCGCCAAGTTCTCGCCCGACGGGCAGTGGATCGCCTTCACCGGCCAGTACGACGGCGACGAGCAGGTGTACGTGATTCCGGCGACGGGGGGCGTGCCGCGCCAGCTGACCTTCTACCCGGCCCGCGGCCCGCTGCCGCCGCGCTGGGGCTACGACAACCAGGTCTACGGGTGGACGCCGGACGGCAAGGCCGTGCTGTTCCGCTCCCTGCGCGACGGCTGGGACCTGGCCGACAACCACCTCTACACGGTCCCGCTGGAGGGCGGCCTCCCCACGCCGCTGCCGATGCCGCAGGCCGGCGCGGGCGACTTCTCGCCCGACGGCCGGCGGGTGGCCTACTCGCCGCTGTTCCGCGACTTCCGCGCCTGGAAGCGCTACCAGGGCGGCTGGGCCGAGGACCTGTGGGTGTTCGACCTCGCGACCCACGCGGCCCGGAACATCACCCACAACCCGTTCACCGACCGCGACCCGATGTGGATCGGCAACCGGATCTACTTCGCTTCCGACCGCTCCGGAACGCTCAACCTGTACACGAGTCTGCCGGACGGCACCGACCTGCGGCAGCTCACGGCCGACAGCACCTGGGACGTGCGCTGGCCGAGCGCGGACGAGACGGGGCAGATCGTCTACGAGCTGGACGGCGAGCTGCACGTGCTCAACACCCGCGACGACTCGGACCGGAAGATCGACATCGTCGTGCCGGACGACCAGCTCGCGGCGCGGCCGCACCACCAGTCGGTGGCGCGCCAGGTCGAGGACTTCGCGCTCAGCCCGAGCGGCACGCGCGCCGTGTTCACGGCCCGCGGCGACGTGTTCACCGTGCCCGCCGAGCACGGCCCCACGCGCAATCTCACCCACAGCTCCGACGCGCACGAGAAGGGGGCGCGCTGGTCGCCGGACGGCCGCAAGATCGCCTTCATCTCCGACCGGACGGGCGAGGAGGAGCTGTACCTGATCGACCAGGACGGCTCGGGCGCGCCCGAGCGGCTCACGACCAACGGCGACATGATGCGCTACCCGCCCGTCTGGTCACCCGACGGCCGGTACCTCGCCTTCGCCGACAAGGTGGGCCGGCTGTGGGCGCTCGAGCTGGCCACCAAGCGCCTCACCGAGGTGGCGCGCGACTCCAGCGGCACGATGTACGACCAGAGCTGGTCGCCGGACAGTCGCTGGCTCGCCTTCAGCCTGGCCCACGCCAGCGGCTTCCGCTCGGTGTACGTGTGGGGGCTGGGCGATCACGTCCTGCACCAGGTGACCGACGCGATGACGGGCTCGTACGAGCCGGTCTTCGACCGCGAAGGCAAGTACCTCTTCTTCCTCAGCGACCGGGAGTATCACCCGCAGCTCAGCTCGCTCGAGTGGGACTTCGCCGGCAACCGCACCACCGGGATCTTCGCGCTGGCGCTCCGGAAGGACGTGCCGCCGCCGTTCCCGCCGCAGAGCGACGAGGTGAAGCCCGACACCACCGCCGCCGCGGCGCCCGCGGCCGCGCCCGCCCCGGCGCGCGGCCGGCACGCGGCGCCGGCGGCCGACACCGCCCGGACGTCGCCCAAGGGCGCCCCGGCCCCCGTCGCCATCGACTTCGACGGTCTCGCGGGTCGCATCGCGCCGGTCCCGGTGCCCGCCGACAACTACAGCGGCCTGGTGGCCGTGAAGGGGAGCCTCCTCTACCTGCGCCAGCCGGCCGGCTACTACGGCCGCTCGACCGACGAGCACTCGGCGCTGCTCGTCTTCAGCTTCGAGGGCCGCAAGGTCACCACCCTCGCCGAGGACGTCGGCGGGTATGCGCTCTCGCCCGACGGCGCGAAGGTGCTGGTGCAGCAGGGCGGGGCCTACAACCTCTACGACGCGAGCGCCACGGGCGCGGCATCGAAGAAGACCGTGTCCACCGAGGGCCTGCAGGCCGACGTGGTGCCGCAGCAGGAGTGGGCGGAGATCTTCGAAGAGGTGTGGCGGCGGTTCCGCGACTTCTTCTACGTGCCGAACATGAACGGCTACGACTGGAAGGCGCTGCACGACCGGTACCGGCCGCTGCTCCAGTACGTCGGCCACCGCTCCGATCTCGACTACGTGCTGCAGGAGATGATCGCGGAGCTGAGCAACTCGCACACCTACATCTCGGGCGGCGACTACGGCGACGTGCCCGCCCGGCCGCCGGTGGGGCTGCCCGGCGCGCGCTTCGCCCTGGACGCGGCGACGGGGCGCTACCGGATCGCGTCCATCATGCAGGGCGACAACGCCGAGGCGCCGTACCGCTCGCCGCTCACGGCCATCGGGGTGGACGCGCGGGTGGGCGACTACGTCCTGGCCATCGACGGCGTGGACCTCAGGGCGCCGGAGAATCCCTACCGGCTGCTCCGCTACAAGGCGGACCGGCCGGTCGTGCTCACGCTGAACGCGCGGCCCACCAGCGACGGCGCGCGGCAGGTGACCTACCAGCCCATCGCCAGCGAAACCAACCTGGTCTACTACGACTGGGTCGCGGCCAATCGGCGGCGGGTGGACTCGCTCAGCCACGGCACGGTCGGGTACCTGCACCTGCCGGACATGGGCGCGGACGGCATCAGCGAGTTCATCAAGTGGTACTATCCGCAGATCCGGATGGAGGGGCTGGTCGTCGACGAGCGCGGCAACGGCGGCGGCAACGTCTCCTCGATGATCATCGCGCGGCTCAGCCAGCAGCTGCTGGCCACGCGGTTCTCGCGCGACAACGACTTCCCCGGCACCTACCCGAACGGGCCGATCTTCCACGGCGCCCTGGCCGCGCTCCTCAACGAGACCTCGGCGTCGGACGGCGACATCTTCCCGGCCATGTTCAAGCAGGCCGGCCTCGGCCCCCTGATCGGCCAGCGGTCGTGGGGCGGCGTGATCGGGATCACCGGCCACGGGCCGCTCTTGGACGGCGGCAACGTCAACGTCCCGGAATTCGGGTTCGCCAGCGCCGACGGCCGCTGGATCATCGAGGGCCACGGCGTGGATCCGGACATCGTGGTCGAGAACGACCCGGCGTCGGTGATCGCCGGCCGCGACCCGCAGCTCGAGCGCGGGGTGGCGGAGGTGCTGCGCCAGATGCAGGAGCATCCGAAGCGGCTGCCGACGCGGCCCGCTCCGCCGGTCAAGGCGCCGCCCGGCATGCGCTAGCGCCCTGCCGGCCCGCTGACGCGAAGGCCGGGGTCCGACGCGGACCCCGGCCTTCGTGCGTCCCGTCACGGCCCGGCGGCGCCGTCCCGCCGCCCGGGCCTCGCCGCCCTAGCTCCCGGACCGGCTGGTGGCGCCGATGAACTGGGCGATGCTGCCCTTGAGCTGCGCCAGGTCGGGCTCGTGCAGGTACATCATGTGCCCGGCGTCGTAGTACTTGAGCGAGATGTGGCTCCGCAGGTCCGGCCGCAGCCCCAGGTGGTCCATCGTGTACTCGGTCGCGAAGAACGGCGTCGCCAGGTCGTAGTAGCCGTTCTCCACCTCGACCCGGAGGTTGGGATTGTAGGTCAGCGCCTGGGCCAGGTCGCCGCCCACGTACGGCGTCCCCCGCCAGCCGCCCCCGCCGCGGCGCCCGCCGCGGCTCCAGTTCCACTCCACGTTGCCGCCCACCGCGTAGCGCTGCTCCCCGCCGTAGCGCAGCTCGTCCTTGAGGTAGGAGTTGATCGCCGCGGTGAACGCGCCGGTGATGGCGTCGGACTGCGGATCGCTGAACGCGTTCTCGGCCAGCAGGTCCGCCTCGGGGCCGCTGAACCGCGCGTCGAGCCGGCCGGTCACCAGCCCGCGGGAGCGCTGCAGCTCGGCCATGTACTGCCCGAGGTCCACCCGCAGGTTCGCCTTGTCGAGGTAGTCGGCCCCGAGGCCGGTGTACGCCGCCAGCTGCCGGATCACGGCGGCCCGCTCGTCCCCCGCGAGGCCGGAGCCTTTCTCCAGCGCCGCTGCGTACGGCCCGGCGGCGAACTGCCGCACCGTGTCGAGGAAGGCCGCCAGGCTCGCCGGCCGGGCGATCGCGTGGTGGTACGCGGCGACGGCGGCGTAGCTGGGCAGGTACAGCACGTACGAGACGTCGTGACCCGGTGCGAAGTTCAGGGTCTCGAAGTCGAGCACGTTCGAGATCAGCACCACGCCGTTGAAGTCCATCCCCTCGTCGCCCTGCAGCCGGTTGACCAGCACCGCCGAGCGCGTCGTGCCGTAGCTCTCGCCGATCAGGTACTTGGGCGAGTTCCACCGCCCGTTGCGCGACACGTACTGCCGGACGAACTGCGCCAGCGACCTGGCGTCCTCGTCGATCCCCCAGAAGTCCTTGCCGGTTCCCTTCCCCACCGGCTTGCTGAAGCCGGTGCCGATGGGATCGATGAACACCATGTCGGTGACGTCGATCAGGCTGTTGGCGTTGTCCACCAGGCGGTAGGGCGGCGGCGGCGTGGGCTCCGCGTCGCTGGTGACGATGCGCCGGGGGCCGAAGGCCCCCATGTGCAGCCAGGCGGAGGCCGAGCCGGGGCCGCCGTTGTACACGAAGGCGAGGGGGCGCCGGCTCGCGTCCGGCGCGTCGGTGCGCGTGTAGGCCGTGTAGTACAATCTCCCGATCGGCGCGCCCGAGTCGCTCCGCAGGATCAACGTCGCCGCCATCGCCCGGTACGGCACGGACACGGAGCCGATGCGCAGCGTGTGGAGCGTGACCGACGAGTCGGGCACCGTGTCCGACGCCGCCTCCGACCTCACGGCCGAGTCGCGCGCGGCACCGCCCTGCTCGGCGGCTGCGGGCTGCGGACGCCGGGGCCGCTGAGCCTGGGCCGAGGGCACGATGACGAGGGCGGCGAGCAGCGCGGGGGCGAACGGGACGGGACGCATGCGACCTCCTTCGGGAGCGGGTTGACGCCCGGTCGAACGGATGTGGTGAAGTGGCGAGCAGAATACACCCAGGATGCCCGCGAGATTCAAGGGCCGGCCCGCTCGGCCCGCGCGGACCGGCCCACGCCCCCGGGGCTATCCGCCAGCCCGGAGCGCCTCGACCGGACTGATCCGGAGGGCGGCCCTGGCCGGCGAATACGACGCGACCAGGGCTACGAGGGTGAGCAGCGCCCCGACCACCGCGAACGTCGCCGGGTCGCCCGGCCCGACTCCGTAGAGCTGGCTCCTGATCACGCGCGTGGCAGCAGCGGCCCCAGCGAGACCCAGCACAACGCCGACGAGGGCGAGAGCAAGCCCGTGACGGAGGACCATGTGCAGCACATCGGCCGTCCCGGCGCCGAGGGCGACGCGGACGCCGATCTCGTGCGTGCGCTGACGCACGGCGTACGCGACCACGCCGTAGAGGCCGACGGTGGCGAGGAGGAGGGCGATCCCGGCAAACGCCCCGAGGAGCGTCAGCAGGAAGCGCGGCTCGGCACGCAGGTCCGCCAAGGCCATGCGCACGGTCCGGGCGCGGAGCACGTGGATGGCCGGTTCCATCCGCACAATCGACCGGGTCAGGAACGGCAACAGCGCCGCAGGGCTCTCGCTGCGCGCCAGGATGGTCGCATGGGTTCCGGTGCCGGCGAGAGGCTGGTACACGGCCGGCTGGGGTGGCGCACCTTCCTCGCCGGGCAGCCTCGGATCGGCGACCACACCGACGACGGTCCACCACGGGACTCGGTCGCCGAAACGGAACCGGGCACCGAGCCACGCTCCGGCAGGCAGGTACTGACGCGCGAAGGCACGGCTCACGACGGCCTCATGATCGCTCGAATCCGCGCTGAAGACCCGACCTGCGAGGAAGGCGATCTCGGCCGCTCGGAAGTAGTCCGGAGTCACATTGTTGAAGGCAAGCATGTGGAACTTCGCCCCGCGCTCCGGCGGCTGGCCTTGCACCGCCAACGTTGCCATCAGAGCGCTGCCGGTCCACGGGCTCATGAGCGCACCGGACACGGCCTGGACCCCGGGCATCACGCGCGCCCGCTCCACAATCCGCGCAAGCAGCTGAGCCCGGACAGCCGGCGACGGCAAGCGATCGGCTGGGAGTTCAAGCTCCACGGACAAGAGCCCAGCCGGGTAGAGACCTTCGTCGGCAGTTGCGCGCGTCGCCAGGGAACGCACCAGCAGACCCGCCGCGATCAGGAGCACCATGGAGACGGCGACCTCGCCAACGACCAGACCGTGGCGAAGGTGACGCGAGGATGGCCGGCCCGCCGTGCTGCGTGCCGTGTCCTTCAGGCTCTCGCCCATCTGGTGCTCGGTCGCGAACCACGCCGGCGCGAGACCGAACAGCATCCCGGTGCAGCACGCCAGACCCAGCGCGAATGCGAGAACGTGAGGATCGAGGCGGATCTGTGCCAGAGCCGTCATGGTCGGGATGCGCGGATGGAGCACGGCGACAAGCGGAACGCCACGCCACGCGAGGAGCACGCCGAGGCCCCCCCCGCCGAGCCCAAGCAGGACGCTCTCGGTCAGGAGCTGGCGGACCAGCCTCCCACGGCCCGCGCCGATCGCGGTCCGGATCCCGAATTCGCGCTGTCTCGACCACGCGCGCATGAGGAGAAGGTTCGTGACGTTCGCGCACGCGATGAGCAGGACCAAGCCGACCGCGCCGAGCAGCAGCGTGAGCGTGCTGCGGTACCATCCCTGGAAGGCGTCACGCACCGCGACCAGGTTGGCGCCCGGAGCGTTCGGTCCCATGCTGGGATCGCTGGCGGCAAGCGCACCCAGCTCACGCGCTGCCTGGTCCACTGTCACGCCGCGGCGCAGCCGGCCCAGCGCCGCCACGCGATCTGCACCCGTGCCCGACGGCAGGGGTAGGAAGACCTGAGGCTGATCGAGGTCGTAGAACAGGGCCAGGCCGAAGTCGCGCGGCATGACACCGATCACGATGTACGGGCGCCCGTCGATCGTCATCGTGCGTCCCAGCGGGCTGCTGCTCGCTCCGAAGCGACGCCGCCAGAGAGCTTCGCCGATCATGACGACGGCGGGCGCGCCCGACCGTGCATCCTCGGTCGTGAAGGCGCGGCCCAGCAGCGGGCGCACGCCGAGGAACGGCAGGAGGTTTGGCGCCAACCCCTTGCCACTCACCAGCTCGGGCTCCCCGGCGCCGCTCAGCGTCCATTGCGCAGACGTATACTCGACGATGCCCTCAAGACTGTGGCCGCCGGCACGCCACGCGTCCACGACGTCGCGGCTCGGCGAGATGGAGGCCTGCCCATGGAAGACCAGTTCGTCCACCGCCACCAGCCTATCCGCATCACGGTACGGCAGCGGCTTCATCAGCAAGTCATGCACGGCACAGTAGATCGTCGTCGTGGCGCCGATCCCAAGGCCGATCGTCGCCACGACCAGCAGCGAGAAGCCCGGCGAACGCACGAACTGGCGGCCGGCAAACCGCAGATCCTGGCCCAGGTCGGAGAGCCACGCGGTAACACGGCTGCGCACGACGCCCGGCCGCTCGACCGCCCGGCAGAAGGCTCGCAGGTCCTCCACGTCTCCGAAGCGCTGCAATGCCTCCGCCCGCGCCGCGTCGGGCGGCATCCCCGCCGCGACCAGGTCCTCGACCCGGCGCTCCAGATGAAACGCCACCTCCTCGTCCAAATCGCGGGTGATGTGCGCGAAGGCACGGAACGGCAGGCGGAACAGGCGCCGCATGCCGGCGGGAAGCCCTGCTACGGAGCGGTCGCCCACCGCGCCGCCCTACCTCGCCTCGAGGATGCGCGCGGCGGCGGCCGAGAACCGGCGGAACGTCTCCGCCTCGGCCCGAAGGATGCGCCTGCCCCGCGGAGTCAGGGAGTAGAACTTCGCCCGGCGGTTGTTCTCGGAGAGCCCCCACTCGGCGCGGACCGCGCCGCCCTGCTCCAGGCGGTGGAGCGACTTGTACAGCGCCGCATCCACGATCTCCAGCTCTCCCGCCGTGCGCTCCTCGATCCACTTCGCCACGGCGTAGCCGTGCATCGGCCCCCAGGACAGCGTCTTGAGGACCAGCACGTCGAGAGTGCCGTAGAGGAGTTCGCGAGGCTCGCGCGACAACGGTGCTCCACTAACCTGGTTAGTGGAACCTAGGTATCGCAGCGACAGTCTGTCAACCACGCCCGAAGTCGGGATTGCCCCGCCGGCGCCCCGCCACGTCGCCTCCTCCGTTCTTCGGCATCAATTCCTCACGCCTCGAATCCCGTCGCGCCCCCGCCCGAGCGACGGCTCACGCCCTCAGGTCATGAACGCCAGCACCAGGATGCCGGCGAACACCGCGACGGCGCCCGCCACCCGGCGCGGGCCGAAGCTCTCCCCGAGCCACAGCCAGCCCGCCAGCGCGGCGATCACCACGCCCACCTCGCGCACCGCGCCCGCGTAGGCCAGCGGGGTCACCGCGTACGCTGCCAGCACGGACGTGTAGGCGACCATCATCAACGCGCCGGC
This region includes:
- a CDS encoding S41 family peptidase; the protein is MHRILRAVSRALPRAAMLLLVAAAPLAAQTKLLRFPDIHGDRVVFTYAGDLWTAPATGGTAVRLTAHPGLELFAKFSPDGQWIAFTGQYDGDEQVYVIPATGGVPRQLTFYPARGPLPPRWGYDNQVYGWTPDGKAVLFRSLRDGWDLADNHLYTVPLEGGLPTPLPMPQAGAGDFSPDGRRVAYSPLFRDFRAWKRYQGGWAEDLWVFDLATHAARNITHNPFTDRDPMWIGNRIYFASDRSGTLNLYTSLPDGTDLRQLTADSTWDVRWPSADETGQIVYELDGELHVLNTRDDSDRKIDIVVPDDQLAARPHHQSVARQVEDFALSPSGTRAVFTARGDVFTVPAEHGPTRNLTHSSDAHEKGARWSPDGRKIAFISDRTGEEELYLIDQDGSGAPERLTTNGDMMRYPPVWSPDGRYLAFADKVGRLWALELATKRLTEVARDSSGTMYDQSWSPDSRWLAFSLAHASGFRSVYVWGLGDHVLHQVTDAMTGSYEPVFDREGKYLFFLSDREYHPQLSSLEWDFAGNRTTGIFALALRKDVPPPFPPQSDEVKPDTTAAAAPAAAPAPARGRHAAPAADTARTSPKGAPAPVAIDFDGLAGRIAPVPVPADNYSGLVAVKGSLLYLRQPAGYYGRSTDEHSALLVFSFEGRKVTTLAEDVGGYALSPDGAKVLVQQGGAYNLYDASATGAASKKTVSTEGLQADVVPQQEWAEIFEEVWRRFRDFFYVPNMNGYDWKALHDRYRPLLQYVGHRSDLDYVLQEMIAELSNSHTYISGGDYGDVPARPPVGLPGARFALDAATGRYRIASIMQGDNAEAPYRSPLTAIGVDARVGDYVLAIDGVDLRAPENPYRLLRYKADRPVVLTLNARPTSDGARQVTYQPIASETNLVYYDWVAANRRRVDSLSHGTVGYLHLPDMGADGISEFIKWYYPQIRMEGLVVDERGNGGGNVSSMIIARLSQQLLATRFSRDNDFPGTYPNGPIFHGALAALLNETSASDGDIFPAMFKQAGLGPLIGQRSWGGVIGITGHGPLLDGGNVNVPEFGFASADGRWIIEGHGVDPDIVVENDPASVIAGRDPQLERGVAEVLRQMQEHPKRLPTRPAPPVKAPPGMR
- a CDS encoding ABC transporter permease, which translates into the protein MRRLFRLPFRAFAHITRDLDEEVAFHLERRVEDLVAAGMPPDAARAEALQRFGDVEDLRAFCRAVERPGVVRSRVTAWLSDLGQDLRFAGRQFVRSPGFSLLVVATIGLGIGATTTIYCAVHDLLMKPLPYRDADRLVAVDELVFHGQASISPSRDVVDAWRAGGHSLEGIVEYTSAQWTLSGAGEPELVSGKGLAPNLLPFLGVRPLLGRAFTTEDARSGAPAVVMIGEALWRRRFGASSSPLGRTMTIDGRPYIVIGVMPRDFGLALFYDLDQPQVFLPLPSGTGADRVAALGRLRRGVTVDQAARELGALAASDPSMGPNAPGANLVAVRDAFQGWYRSTLTLLLGAVGLVLLIACANVTNLLLMRAWSRQREFGIRTAIGAGRGRLVRQLLTESVLLGLGGGGLGVLLAWRGVPLVAVLHPRIPTMTALAQIRLDPHVLAFALGLACCTGMLFGLAPAWFATEHQMGESLKDTARSTAGRPSSRHLRHGLVVGEVAVSMVLLIAAGLLVRSLATRATADEGLYPAGLLSVELELPADRLPSPAVRAQLLARIVERARVMPGVQAVSGALMSPWTGSALMATLAVQGQPPERGAKFHMLAFNNVTPDYFRAAEIAFLAGRVFSADSSDHEAVVSRAFARQYLPAGAWLGARFRFGDRVPWWTVVGVVADPRLPGEEGAPPQPAVYQPLAGTGTHATILARSESPAALLPFLTRSIVRMEPAIHVLRARTVRMALADLRAEPRFLLTLLGAFAGIALLLATVGLYGVVAYAVRQRTHEIGVRVALGAGTADVLHMVLRHGLALALVGVVLGLAGAAAATRVIRSQLYGVGPGDPATFAVVGALLTLVALVASYSPARAALRISPVEALRAGG
- a CDS encoding PadR family transcriptional regulator; this translates as MSREPRELLYGTLDVLVLKTLSWGPMHGYAVAKWIEERTAGELEIVDAALYKSLHRLEQGGAVRAEWGLSENNRRAKFYSLTPRGRRILRAEAETFRRFSAAAARILEAR